DNA from Alnus glutinosa chromosome 2, dhAlnGlut1.1, whole genome shotgun sequence:
AATCTAGGCAGCCCCGAAATCCGCCAACATCTGGCCACAGGATTACTGCCGGCGTTGGAATTCGACAACATCTGGCCACCGTCACCGGATGTCGGCAAACTAGATTCCGGATGaaattggccggaatccggccatggtcagaagccggccgaatctggccaaaatggtcgGGATCCAACCGGATCTGactggatctggccaaaatggccaggATACGGTCGAATCTGGatggatctggccaaaatggccaggATCCGGTCGGATCTAATAGGATCCGGAGGAAATGGCCGTAtgctggccaaaatggccgggatacGGCCGGATCTGACCAAAATGGtcgggatctgaccggatctggAGGAATCTGGCCATTTTCGCCGAATCAAGCCAAACATATGAGCCGAAATCAGGCAACGGTGACCGAACGTTGCCGAATTCCGGCGGCAGTTGCATTTTcgcctttcgtaatttttttgtacgagtcaaacgccgaaaaatattttcaagaaaatcattttttctaaaaatgatttcgtcaaaaatattttacaacggaaAACCATTTTaagtcgaaacaaacggagcattaggtACCTTACatttatataatatgaaaatattcaaacatatatgtacatgtaaaacatTAATGCATATGCCAAATgctcaatattatacaattatataaAAGTATCATTGAaccaattggagttttggacacaGTCTCACCAAAGCAAGTAAGTTGTGAAAAAGACTTAGTCTAATTAGAACCATGCCTCTGTTTTATCTTCAGAAGAAATTCTCCCTAAGAgatatctctttcttttgagATTACACTTGCGTCTCATTGATTCCCAAAATACTTTTGGTCTAGTATTGAGTTAAGAACTCCCTTGTTGTTATACCTCTCCAACTTATTATTTCACCTACAAAAGtaacaacttttattttttaggcaAACCACTATGAGAACTTTTCAACAGTCCATTCAAACAATGTCTAGATTTTGACTGTTGATAGTACTGATACATTATCATCAATGATTAGGGTCTTATCAATACTGGATATTACCATTTTACTTGATATCTCATACACTCATGGCTATATCATAGTTTCGACCAAACATTCGACTTATTAGATCAAACTTGATATTCCAATACTTGGATGCATAGATAAGTCGAAAACATTCAAGCTTAGAAAGCTTTCTAATCCTGCGACAGACGCAACCAAATGAGCAAgattagaaagctttttacttttattgaactcaaatcattcttattttctgtgattatgagagtgatgattatacaacgggtttaattgacatatgatcaagagggttagatatgCTATATTCagggaagacggatcgtacTATACCCTAGtatagtgtaatttaggtagacggtTCGTGCCAGCTGAAGATGAGTTATACCATTCCATTGAttatatgtatcctattaaagaattagataatccatatctagggaagacgggtcgtactgcATCTTAAAGGTTAGGTGAGcaatccgtgccaaccgaagatggactatacttattctttaataaggtactttcttgtttatttatagcatgcatagaatgaatttatttgattaatcaTTGACGTGcagatagcggtgaagtcaatactctactctctctctctctctctcatatttcaATTCCTTTTTGCATtcattttatgcactttagtcaacaacaaaatcaacaatctcttcttaaattatttttaatcttcataaacttgataacaacaccCTTACAGTCGTTGAGATTTGACActctctctatagccttatcctacaaggattcgttctattgcgagtggtaatttattattgatatattctTGCTTgaaaaaaactacatcatcaTGCTATACATGCTTATCATCTATTTTCGTCTCATTCTGGTGCCGAGGGACATGTAGCCCAATGGTCTTTCGTTTCATTGTACCTAGGGGTACGCAGCCCAAGGGTCTTTCATTTCATGGTGCCAAGGGGTACACAGCCCAAGAGTCTTTCGTTTCATACTGTCAAGGGGTACGCAAGCCAATGGTGTTATTGCATGGTGCCTTGGGGTAAGCAGCCCAAGGGTCTTTAGTTCAGCGTTTTGTTCCACGTACATGCTTGTGCTTTCGTGACTTACATCATACGTGTTCATGCTTTCAGACACTTAtgcaattttcaacatttcATGCTTTTTACATCATTCTCATTGTAACATAAATCCTTAACTCATTTGAAATCATCTTAAGACATAACTTAATATAATTGAAGGTATTCAAATCAATCACAAGCATATATAATCTCAAAATATTATTGGCTCGGTTTTATCATAAATCTAACTTTCATTTCATCGTAAAAGCTTCACAAAAGGtaatatcttttctcagtgagtcgAATACTCACTTAGGTTGGTTGACAATTGGCTATGAAAAAATCTTCCTTGTAAGCCacgcaatgtatcactgtacaATATATTGTGATAACAATTAATACAAACATATAGTATTTTATAACTCTAAATTTCCAATTAGTTCTTGAATTGCACAAGAATTaagacccatggaaaacccacaAATTTatagggttccatttgacaaccccTTAACTAATAACAATAGcccataagattatcttagggttagaaacacaaattgctaattttacaacacttagaaaaatctagggttttgggtcttaccttgCTTTCTCACCAAAAGTTAAACCCAATGCTTGGAGATTGTgtaaaacacttcaaaatacaCAATACCTAAAGAAACTTGAGAGATCAAACTCAAACTCTCAAAAATCTACACAAAATCTAGAGGAACTAGGATTTTCAGAGTTACTTTAAAATGATCGGAGAAAATGTAGATCTTGTAGCAATGATCACGTTTGTGGtgtcagatttgagtttggaagcttcaatctaccaaaatctagggtttattTTAAACCCTAGGAGAGAGGATGGAGAGAAATCATTTGAGAGGAGAGAAATGGGGAAGAAATGAGCTAAAAATTCGCTTCCGGCAAGTTCTACTAAGGCCTGTCTGGACACTTTAATGGGCTGTCCGAACACTCGCTAAAAATACAACTTTCTGCCAAGCCCGTCCAGACACAAGATTTGCTAGTCCAGACACGTGCCGAGAAGTGAACCTACTACCTAACCCGTCCACAAGCCATCCGGACACGCCAGGGGACATGATTCTACTGCTTGACCTGTTCGGACACAAAATTGGTCCATTTGGACGCATAACTCAGAAACTCAATTCTAAATGTTTCCtaagtgttttttttccttattttacctaattaatcacttaattactttaattcatatttttaacacttaattaaCATCTTTGACGTTACATCTTCAAACTATATCATGTGCCAACAAATGGCCAAAATGAAAGCCAACAAAGGGCTGAAATGAAGCCAAGTATAGCCTTAAATGGGCATAGGTCTTTAAACAATGCCACAATGGTCAGGCCAGGGTCATTAAACAAGACCAACAATGCCAAAATGTTGGGACAACAAAAGGCCAAAAGATGGGCCACATGGGCCAAACATATGCCTCTTgggccttttttattttattttatttttttatcgatcttctttttggtttttcattttgaatgaaacaaaaccctaaataagCCTACAAATTGTTCAAAATCCATTCTAGCTATCAATAACATAGTTGCTTAATTGGATCCACAAATTTAAGGGCAAATAGAATTAGGTGCCAAAAAGAAACAATTAGGTTGATAGATGCTGAAACTCGAGTTGAGTGGTTTGATGATGCAGCCAAACCTCAAATTGAAGCAACTATTCGTGAAGAACAGTAGGTCTGGCAGAATGAGAAGAGGTGCTGGGTCAATACGGTTTAGAGACGATGACATGGCTACTAGTGCTAGAGCCGGAGATAATAGTATAACAGTGTTTGAGAAGCCTTCACCAGCTACTGAAAGTTGCAGCAGAGTAAGTAGGGTAGTTGCTAGCGAGGAGTGAGGACAAATGAAAACAGTGGATGGTAGTGCTGGGCCATGGGCGGTTGGCAAAGACACAACAACGGTAGACCGTAACGGCAAGAGGATGGTCATTGGAGGAAGCATAAGGCTGCCGGAAGTGGTGTTAGTTACTCTTTGACCAGAcgagattattattattttttttcttcaagaaaacTTTATATGTCTTGTACTTTGGGCATGAACCCAAATTGCATCTTGTGTGTGTGGTCAAGGACTGACGAGATAAAATGAAGAGACACAAAAGTGAAGCAGAAGGATTTTTGTGTcttgaaaaggaaaatgaaagaaaagagtgCACAAGACTGGGATCGGACATTGACTTTAGCCTAAGGCTATGATACCACGAAATAAAATTGAAGTggaataaaaaaagtaaacacaGAGATTTATGCGATTTGGTCTATGGCCTACATTCACAGGACAAAGTCCTAAAGGCTACATTCTAATTTAAATATATTCAaatatgatttgatttgatcACAATCAATGCTGAAATCAATCccataatataaaatcaaatttcgtaatatattttaacatgtgGAACCTGTAAAATGGGGTTACATCAATGCAAAAAGAGTTCAAAGCCCTCATATTCTTACACGCATGAAAACCCTACTTTAAGTATGTTCGAAAAAGATAGTTCCCTATGAAAAAGAATAATTGTTTGTGTGTTATCCATGGTCACTAGTGGCTTAGtaattcttgttttattttagttCAACTGGATTTGGCTCCAATTTGTGGAAAAcatattgtttcatttttttataatactTTCAAAACTATGCAATGTTGACTTCCTTTGGATGATTGTATGTGTTCCAGATCAAGTCTATGGCCTAGAATATGATTATGGTCATTTTGTATTTTAGTTCTTCTGATatgcataatattatttttgttcattagACTGACAGTCAAAAAATTGCAGGATTTCTTTCCACAAAACAACACCAGAAAGTTGTTATGGCAAGTATTTGGCATAGAAGCTGTAAGCATGAAGAAATGATGTGGAACACATTCACCATGTAGGTCCTAACAACTATATTGACTCATAACGAATCAAAAAGACACAAACGTTGTAATAACGTAAGTGATTGTCGCCACTCTCTTAAAAGCCAACCCAACAAAACAATCAAGAGATgttattttatatcattttacaTGTGTTGTGTATGCAAATAACATTTTGTTACATACACCTTTCTTTCCCACCACATTTCTTGCAACTTTTTCCTATCCTCcctcttcatctctctctctctctctctctctctctctctatatatatatatatatatatatatatatatatatatgtgtgtgtgtgtgtgtgtgtgtgtgtgtgtgtgtgtgtgtgtgtaacaaATCTCCCCACTATAAAAATCCATTGAGATAAAAAGTTTGTTAACGAACTGTGGAAAGTCGAACCATGCCAGCCTCCACAGCCGGGTCTCCGAAGAAACCATTGGAAAAGATGACTTCTTTGggtcattttctttatttgtttctcttctccttctttcttttgaCAGGATTGGCCTCCTCTTCCACCTTCATTTCaagtaaattctttttcttttcccataTAATTTGTATACATATTCTTTATGAGTTCTTGAATATAGAACATAATTAAATGgccatttttttaatgattattttttcttatttactaTTGCAGAAGAAATATTTGAATCACGTGGATCTGCTAGCCGTGCTCTCCTTCAGATCAAGAAACGTACCATTTTTTTATAACTATTCCTGTTTTGCTCTATAGTTTTCGTTTTTCCATTTATTATGATACTAGTGATGCAACTGAAAATATGTGCACTAATTGTTTACGATGAATTGAGATCCGAGGCAATACATTTTATTTGGGTTATCCATTTGAATTAATAAACGGCCCAAAtcgtgaaaataattttaaaaacaaataaataaagaccaGATCGTAGTTGTGAATAttgggtggccaaaccacccaaACGAGTGGTTTAGCCGCTCCTAAAGGGTGGTTTGGGAGTGGTTCTTGGCCACATGGTGGTTCTGCCACCCACAATGTCTGGTTTAAGGGTAGTTGAACCATCCACTTGGCCAAAAgggatggtttggccacccccgaTGGTCGATTtaggggtggttgaaccacccatTTTGTAACATCCCCAAATTAACCCCTTGCCTAATCTCCCTTGGTACTTAATGGTTTATTTTATTCACTTTTCCTAATTTCCCCTCAGTATCCTCTAAACCCTTAAGTAGTAAACTTAATCATTATGTTTCTAAGTAGGGTGCTACACCCTTGGTAAAAaagggtggtttgaccacccccGATGGTCAGGTTGGTGGTAGCCGAACCATTCCTTATGGCCAATGGGGTATTTTGGCCACCTTAACAATCACACAGAAGCTCaacatcttttttgtttttttttttttaaaaaaaaagtaataattattGTCTATATCTCAGCCATCCATTGTAAATGGACAATCTAGATAAAGTGTATTACACCGGATCTCAATGTGTTGTGAATGTGGCTCTCCTCTCTTGGGTTCCTCATTGATAAATCGATCACAATTAAGGATGAtatgttaaatttttaatgGTCAAAATAACATTGGTAATATTGTtgaataattttggatggtttaatttcttattttattcattctctctctctctctctctctctctctctctctctttctatctATCTTTTCCTTCTATAGAGTTTAAACTACATTTTCTTTGACATAATATGTTTAATAATGTAAAACATTTcctgttgaaaatattttctaagaaaattaataattttcaagtttttgaCTATcatcctaaaaatattttatgtaattcttTTTTCGTGAGGGAAGGTTTGGAAAGAGcagttttgaacaaaaaatgtttttgtcttAAAAAAGTGTAAATTGTTTTACGAACAATAATGGGGTGTTTTACGGCTGACTATGTTTTTTAAGTGcagccaaacaccaaaaaatattgaaaatatctatggaaaatgtttttttgtcgAAAGAAAAGGATCTCTATTGTTGACATATAATCTTTATTGTCACtagagaagaggaaaaagaggATGTGGGCCTATGGTTATCTCTTGCTTAATTTATAATTCGCATCTAATCCATTGTATCTAAAATGTAAAACTTAACGCATTTTGACAAATACTTGAAATATAGATATAGATTCAAGCATTCAAGATACTTTTGTTAAGTTTAAGTAATGGATAATGAATATGTTTTGTCCATGAAAAGTTATCCAAATTTCAAGTTCAGCTCTTAGAAATTTCACGGGCCAAGTTGGTTCTTATGTTTTTTTGCATGGTTTCATTTTGATAGTTATGTCTTATACCATTTAATGAATTgacatgataattttttttttttttatgtgtcaCAATTTTAGTACTtcagaaaagataaaagaaaaaaggaaagtacCCGCAACGTTTTGAATTTGGATGCTTTATCTTCCACTttacgataaaaaaaaaaagtattgtaagaaaaagcaaaaagaaattgGAAGCAAATAGAGTGTTAGTTTTGACTTTATAATGTCATTATAACATGATTAGGTTAGTCGAGGAATTTCATGTTTCATTATGTGCAGCATGCAGTGTAGACTTTCAGTTTAAGAACTATACAATCCTCACAAGCCAATGCAAAGGACCCAAATTCCTGCCAGCAGGTTGTTGTAACGGTTTCAAGGACTTTGCATGCCCTTATGCGGATGATATTAATGACATGACAAATGATTGCGCCATAACCATGTTTAACTACATCAACCTCTATGGGCGTTACCCACCAGGCCTATTTGCCAACATATGCACAGAAGGAATATTTGGTCTTGAATGCACCACAGAGATAAgaatctaaaataaaatgtagTTTGACTTATGAGATATGTGATATGAGAACGTGAGATAATGTGATAAGTGAATATGATTGGTATATGTATTATGGAAATAAGCATGACATATGCTATGTATTGGTTTAagtttgaaatgatgttttacATTATTATGTTATAAACTGTTTTACTGCTCTATTTTATGGTATGTGGGGTTATTTACATAGTAAATAAATTGCGAAGGAAAATATGTAGTTTTATTGTTATGTATACACAAACCTCTAGGCTTGGTTTGCAAACAACTATGACTTTAGAAATAGACCCTTTAGTGAAAACCCAACTTTGTAATAGTTGTTTAGTAAACAAAAGTTAGAGAAATTTTCAAAGGTAAAGGGAGCTCACATCACACACATATTGGTCAGAATGATTATGCTTGTTGATCCGTGGACTCACACATCCACCTCTAAAATTGTGGTAATTTTACAAATGTCGCCATGGAGGCATTTGGCGTAGACCCATACGCATGTTTGGACTTTTGTCTATGAGGCTATCAGGAGTCCTCCATTTTAAGGGTTGACTTACTATAAGTCAAATGAAGTGTTTGTCTCATCAAAAATCGTGTTTCATGATAGGGATGCTTGCTTAAGTCCATAAATGGACATTTACAACTTGCATACCATATTTTACTGGTTCTCAACTACAAACCCATCTGGCTGCATCATATAAATGACCTCATAAAGTGCGCACTTAGAAAGGCAATCTTGATGTCCATctgacaaatttcataattgAGTTGCGTGACAATTGCTAAGAGTATTCATATTGACCTAAGCATGGCTATTGGTGAAAAGGTTTCCTCATAGTCAATCACTTCTTTTTGAGTAAAACCTTTTACAACCAACCTAGCCTTGAAGGTTGTAACCTTCCAATCTACCCCTCTTTTATTCTTGTAAACTCATTTACAGCCAATAGGTTTAATGCTATTAGGAGCTTCTACTGTTGGGAATCGGTTTGCAAAAACATGTTTtcgcagcggaaaataaaaaaattctcaagccAAGATCGAACTTTATGAAGAACAGgtgaagaaaaatgttattttaaaaataaattgtagaGCAGAAACACTTACTTGAAAATTACAGCCACTCCTTGACTTTAGGGCAAAACTTTTCTTCTTTGATCCTTAAGAAAAAACGTGCAATCTTTGGGATCACGAGCTTTCATATCTTCTCACCAATGACTAATAATAACCAAGAGTATGAGctctcaacttttttttattatttttttttctcttgaaacTTAAACTTTTTCTCTGAGAATTAGCTCAAGAAAATTAGttcttaaaaacttaataattaTGTAGATCAGtctataattatatttaaaaaaaattacatttaagcctcccaaactactagCCGTTTTTTAAGTAGCCCCTAAACTACTAACCCTCGTACTgtggcccctcaaactaccaaatagTGCCAAAAAGAACCATTcggtcaaaatattcctataataccattACCATGTGTCatataatcaattttaaaataataaaaattaaaacaatttaaaaattaaaaaaaaaaatgaaggggtggctttcggtcaaattttggccaatgggggtggccgacccccctccattttggccaaagggtggcttagccaccctcatGGCCAGTCTAgtggtagccgaaccacccccgtggcccttgggggtggttcggccaccccacaagacaaagagagagaaagaaagaaaaaatggatGAGGgtatggcccttgggggtggtttggccaccccacaaggccaaagagaaaaaaaaaatgttaaggaTTTGGCCATTggaggtggtcgaaccacctctaggccaaatgggggtgaccgagccacccccaaggctcttgggggtggtttcggccacccccattttgctttTTGGGGATGGTTCAGCCAACCCCAAACCGGCCATAGAGCCACccctcatttttctttaaaaaaaattttctaaactttttttaaaaaaaaataattttattaattttattattttttaat
Protein-coding regions in this window:
- the LOC133859411 gene encoding GPI-anchored protein LLG1-like; its protein translation is MTSLGHFLYLFLFSFFLLTGLASSSTFISKEIFESRGSASRALLQIKKPCSVDFQFKNYTILTSQCKGPKFLPAGCCNGFKDFACPYADDINDMTNDCAITMFNYINLYGRYPPGLFANICTEGIFGLECTTEIRI